A stretch of Amycolatopsis balhimycina FH 1894 DNA encodes these proteins:
- the pstB gene encoding phosphate ABC transporter ATP-binding protein PstB, with protein MAKRLDVKDVDIYYGKFHAVDGVTLSVPPRNVTAFIGPSGCGKSTVLRTLNRMHEVIPGARVEGDVLLDGENIYASSVDPVQVRRTIGMVFQRPNPFPTMSIKDNVVAGLKLGGTKGKKTLDDIAERALRGANLWNEVKDRLNKPGGGLSGGQQQRLCIARAIAVQPDVLLMDEPCSALDPISTLAIEDLIGELKKDYTIVIVTHNMQQAARVSDQTAFFNLAGVGQPGRLVELNDTEKIFSNPDEKATEDYISGRFG; from the coding sequence ATGGCCAAACGACTCGATGTCAAGGACGTCGACATCTACTACGGCAAGTTCCACGCCGTGGACGGTGTCACCCTTTCCGTGCCGCCGCGCAACGTCACCGCGTTCATCGGCCCGTCCGGTTGCGGCAAGTCGACGGTGCTGCGCACGCTCAACCGCATGCACGAGGTCATCCCCGGCGCCCGCGTCGAGGGCGACGTCCTGCTGGACGGCGAGAACATCTACGCGTCGTCGGTCGACCCGGTGCAGGTGCGGCGCACGATCGGCATGGTGTTCCAGCGCCCCAACCCGTTCCCGACGATGTCCATCAAGGACAACGTCGTCGCGGGCCTGAAGCTGGGTGGCACCAAGGGCAAGAAGACCCTCGACGACATCGCCGAGCGCGCCCTGCGCGGCGCGAACCTGTGGAACGAGGTCAAGGACCGCCTCAACAAGCCGGGTGGCGGTCTTTCGGGCGGTCAGCAGCAGCGGCTGTGCATCGCCCGCGCGATCGCGGTCCAGCCGGACGTGCTGCTGATGGACGAGCCGTGCTCGGCCCTGGACCCGATTTCGACGCTCGCGATCGAGGACCTGATCGGCGAGCTGAAGAAGGACTACACGATTGTCATCGTCACGCACAACATGCAGCAGGCGGCGCGGGTTTCCGACCAGACGGCGTTCTTCAACCTCGCCGGCGTCGGCCAGCCGGGCCGGCTGGTGGAACTGAACGACACGGAGAAGATCTTCTCCAACCCGGACGAAAAGGCCACGGAAGACTACATTTCCGGCCGCTTCGGCTGA
- a CDS encoding alpha/beta fold hydrolase, translating to MIDHISIPTEAGTFDAIAAGPEDGRPVLLLHGFPEAATEWEHQVATLGVLGFRAVAPDQRGYSPDVRPEQAGDYSIDHLVGDVVTVTEALGWPKFDLVGHDWGGAVAWWTADAHPERLRSLTVVSTPHPAALAGAMKTDEDQYLRTRYLTEWRQTRVTERRMLENDARALRDMFERRVSPSKVDDYVRRLAEPGALTAALNWYRAGRPGGKIGKISVPTLYIWSTEDVSFGSTAALDTANWVTGPYRFEMLEDVTHWVPEEAPEAVTTLLVEHLNAR from the coding sequence GTGATCGACCACATCAGCATCCCCACCGAGGCCGGTACCTTCGACGCCATCGCGGCCGGGCCCGAGGACGGGCGGCCCGTGTTGCTGCTGCACGGCTTCCCCGAAGCCGCCACCGAGTGGGAGCACCAGGTCGCCACTCTCGGGGTGCTCGGGTTCCGGGCCGTCGCGCCGGATCAGCGGGGGTACTCGCCGGACGTGCGGCCCGAGCAGGCGGGCGACTACTCGATCGATCACCTCGTCGGGGACGTCGTCACCGTCACGGAAGCACTGGGCTGGCCGAAGTTCGACCTCGTCGGGCACGACTGGGGTGGCGCCGTCGCGTGGTGGACCGCCGACGCGCACCCGGAGCGGCTGCGCAGCCTCACCGTCGTGTCGACGCCGCACCCCGCCGCGCTCGCCGGCGCCATGAAGACCGACGAGGACCAGTACCTGCGCACCCGCTACCTGACCGAGTGGCGGCAGACCCGCGTCACCGAGCGGCGGATGCTGGAGAACGACGCCCGTGCGCTGCGCGACATGTTCGAGCGGCGGGTGTCGCCGTCCAAGGTCGACGACTACGTGCGGCGCCTGGCCGAGCCGGGCGCGCTCACCGCCGCGCTCAACTGGTATCGCGCGGGCCGGCCGGGCGGGAAGATCGGCAAGATCTCCGTGCCGACGCTGTACATCTGGAGCACCGAAGACGTCTCGTTCGGTTCCACCGCCGCGCTCGACACCGCCAACTGGGTCACCGGGCCCTACCGCTTCGAAATGCTCGAAGACGTCACGCACTGGGTTCCCGAGGAGGCTCCGGAGGCCGTCACGACGCTGCTCGTCGAGCACCTCAACGCGCGGTAA
- a CDS encoding NACHT domain-containing protein, whose product MSLEASAIALTTAVVKAAAKIWLRDRPIAADAAAKVFDLLEKQVTGLNDQRKLRLLFTNLESRVADRLLPFLEVEFRALPDNERTATVNAARETFERAALTDDDLFATDLDAAYLYRYLLRTAPGASALLSADATALYRRVLRECCAYLVQVTSTLPRFQPGALVEILRRETEILETVRNVLAALPERRHPEDFAADFRRQVVTALDRMALFGAGLTDATRLYPLSVAYLSLSISADHDDGPADRIEHVLPRSSRILLRGEAGSGKTTLLQWLAVQCASRELQDVDGWSDVEPFLVRLRRFSRSPLPTPEHFLDEIGRHIADEMPSGWVQQRLRRGQAVLLVDGLDELPDERRREVREWLRELVGAFPRARFVVTTRPSAVAPGWLRGDGFTEVRLQPMTPRDVRTFVKRWHRAMPAVEDRGDALVDAIVARSALRRLAENPLMCALLCALHHEGNGRLPDNRMELYEVALRMLLDSRDIERRIEATVRLSLTEKLVLLRNLAYWLVRNGHTDVPAVDAEARIAAKLRSMGQIDVTPRTVFRHLLDRGGVLREPVPGRVDFVHRTFQEYLAAQAAVEEDDIGILTANAHLDEWREVVVLAAGHAHPAQRERLLDGILSWDAEEPQRLKLDLVALACLETSPELSERLRNEIEDRASTLIPPNSSDVADALAAAGEFVLDLLVGCEPEPAQVPFLIHAAALIGGPAALDLIARHRRSNDPRVVSELLAADAQFEPEEYAERVLADSPLFDGYLSLYDPAKLVIVPRLRHLERLRCRFTDGYGRLDFMRDLPRLDSLVVEDIAGYDLPSLSGTGLTHLTLTGPPLRESTDLSPLAEVRGLRSIEARVATHGWPALAELPELKHLQLSWIHDAAELADLVPLTGLRSLSLSHVFRLDDLTPLEFLAAPTSLAFLSCKALEDVSLLTRWAAGLRWLRLIACPPADPAPIAELTNLRLLDLTATDLPDLALLSGLRHLEDLRLRDLRGMPELTPLADLGRLKKLTVTGMGRLDLRPLAGRSQLRIHVSDLVEPVGVQLLGPDSTVVTIQDR is encoded by the coding sequence GTGAGCCTCGAAGCCTCGGCGATCGCGTTGACCACGGCGGTGGTGAAGGCCGCCGCGAAGATCTGGCTCCGGGACCGCCCGATCGCAGCTGATGCTGCTGCGAAGGTGTTCGACCTGCTGGAGAAGCAGGTCACGGGCCTCAACGACCAGCGCAAGCTGCGGCTGCTGTTCACCAATCTCGAGTCCCGCGTGGCGGACCGGCTCCTGCCCTTCCTCGAGGTCGAGTTCCGGGCCCTGCCGGACAACGAGCGGACCGCCACGGTGAACGCGGCGCGCGAGACGTTCGAGCGTGCCGCGCTGACCGACGACGACCTCTTCGCCACCGACCTCGACGCGGCTTACCTGTACCGCTACCTGCTCCGGACGGCCCCCGGCGCCTCTGCGCTCCTCTCGGCCGACGCGACGGCGCTGTATCGGCGAGTACTCCGCGAGTGCTGCGCGTACCTCGTGCAGGTGACGAGCACCCTGCCCCGGTTCCAGCCGGGCGCGCTCGTCGAGATCCTCCGCCGTGAGACGGAGATCCTGGAGACGGTCCGGAACGTGCTCGCGGCATTGCCGGAACGCCGGCACCCGGAGGACTTCGCGGCCGACTTCAGGCGCCAAGTCGTGACGGCACTGGATCGGATGGCCCTGTTCGGCGCGGGCCTGACCGACGCGACCCGCCTGTACCCGCTGTCAGTGGCGTATCTGAGTCTGAGCATCAGCGCCGACCACGACGACGGACCGGCTGACCGGATAGAGCACGTGCTGCCGCGATCGTCGCGGATTCTGCTTCGCGGAGAGGCCGGATCGGGCAAGACGACACTGCTGCAGTGGCTGGCCGTCCAGTGCGCGAGCCGAGAGCTGCAGGACGTCGACGGCTGGTCGGACGTGGAGCCTTTCCTGGTGCGGTTGCGGCGGTTCAGCCGGTCACCACTGCCGACGCCGGAGCACTTCCTCGACGAGATCGGCCGGCACATCGCCGACGAGATGCCGTCCGGCTGGGTGCAGCAGCGACTGCGCCGCGGCCAGGCCGTCCTGCTCGTCGACGGCCTGGACGAGCTCCCGGACGAGCGTCGCCGTGAGGTACGCGAGTGGCTTCGCGAACTCGTCGGCGCGTTCCCGCGCGCCCGGTTCGTCGTGACCACCCGCCCGTCCGCGGTGGCCCCCGGCTGGCTGCGCGGCGACGGGTTCACCGAGGTTCGGCTGCAGCCGATGACGCCTCGTGACGTCCGGACGTTCGTCAAGCGGTGGCACCGGGCGATGCCTGCCGTCGAAGACCGCGGCGACGCGCTGGTCGACGCCATCGTCGCCCGAAGCGCGTTGCGGCGACTGGCCGAGAACCCGTTGATGTGCGCGCTGCTCTGCGCGCTCCACCACGAAGGCAACGGGCGGCTGCCGGACAACCGCATGGAGCTCTACGAGGTCGCATTGCGAATGCTGCTCGACAGCCGGGACATCGAGCGCCGGATCGAAGCGACCGTCCGGCTTTCCCTGACCGAGAAGCTCGTGCTGCTGCGGAACCTGGCGTACTGGCTGGTCCGCAACGGCCACACGGACGTCCCGGCCGTCGACGCCGAAGCCCGCATCGCGGCGAAGCTGCGTTCGATGGGGCAGATCGACGTCACCCCGCGAACGGTGTTCCGCCACCTGCTGGATCGTGGCGGCGTGCTGCGCGAGCCGGTTCCAGGCCGGGTCGACTTCGTGCACCGGACGTTCCAGGAGTACCTGGCCGCACAGGCGGCGGTCGAAGAGGACGACATCGGAATCCTCACAGCGAACGCACACCTGGACGAGTGGCGTGAAGTGGTCGTGCTGGCCGCGGGGCACGCTCATCCCGCGCAGCGTGAGCGCCTGCTGGACGGAATCCTCAGCTGGGACGCGGAAGAGCCGCAGCGGCTGAAGCTGGACCTGGTGGCGTTGGCTTGCCTGGAGACTTCGCCCGAGCTGAGTGAGCGGTTGCGGAACGAGATCGAGGATCGCGCGAGCACCCTGATCCCGCCGAACAGCTCCGACGTGGCCGACGCGTTGGCGGCGGCGGGCGAGTTCGTACTGGACCTGCTGGTCGGCTGCGAACCTGAGCCGGCGCAGGTTCCGTTCCTCATCCACGCCGCCGCTCTCATCGGCGGCCCGGCGGCGCTCGACCTGATCGCACGGCATCGCAGAAGCAACGACCCTCGAGTCGTCAGTGAACTCCTCGCGGCCGATGCACAGTTCGAACCCGAGGAGTACGCAGAACGAGTGCTGGCCGATTCGCCTCTGTTCGATGGATACCTCAGCTTGTACGACCCGGCGAAGCTGGTGATAGTGCCCCGCCTCCGTCATCTCGAACGGCTGCGCTGCCGGTTCACCGATGGCTACGGGCGACTCGACTTCATGCGCGATCTGCCTCGGCTCGATTCGCTCGTGGTCGAGGACATCGCCGGCTACGACCTGCCCTCGTTGTCGGGCACCGGACTGACCCACTTGACGCTGACCGGTCCCCCGTTGCGGGAGTCGACGGATCTCAGCCCGCTCGCCGAAGTCCGTGGGTTGCGCTCGATCGAAGCTCGGGTCGCCACCCACGGCTGGCCGGCGCTGGCCGAACTGCCCGAGCTGAAGCACCTGCAGCTGAGCTGGATCCACGACGCCGCCGAGCTGGCCGACCTGGTGCCGCTGACCGGCCTGCGGTCACTGTCCCTGAGCCATGTCTTCCGGCTCGACGACCTCACACCGCTCGAGTTCCTGGCCGCGCCGACCTCTCTCGCTTTCCTCTCCTGCAAGGCACTCGAAGACGTATCGCTGCTCACCCGGTGGGCGGCCGGCCTCCGGTGGCTGCGCCTCATCGCATGCCCACCCGCGGATCCGGCGCCGATCGCCGAACTGACCAACCTGCGGCTGCTCGACCTGACCGCGACCGACCTGCCGGACCTGGCGCTGCTGTCCGGGCTCCGGCACCTGGAGGACCTGCGGTTGCGGGATCTGCGCGGCATGCCCGAGTTGACCCCGCTCGCCGATCTCGGCCGGCTCAAGAAGCTGACCGTGACGGGGATGGGCCGGCTCGACCTGCGGCCGCTCGCCGGGCGGTCGCAGCTCCGCATCCACGTCAGCGATCTGGTCGAGCCGGTCGGGGTGCAGCTGCTCGGACCGGACAGCACCGTCGTGACCATCCAGGACCGCTGA
- a CDS encoding cysteine hydrolase family protein: MKAVLAVIDLQNVFADPASPWFTPRFAEVVPPIRRLVTAFGDDVVFTRFVAPRQPEGAWKQYYAQWPFALQPPDAPLYQVVGAFQPKSTVDATTFGKWHARMATRVGGASLVLAGVSTDCCVLSTALAAADAGVDVTVVADACASVDDESHAKALDIMRLYGPLVKVATTAEVLG; this comes from the coding sequence GTGAAGGCGGTCCTGGCGGTCATCGACCTGCAGAACGTGTTCGCCGACCCGGCGAGCCCGTGGTTCACCCCGCGGTTCGCCGAGGTGGTGCCGCCGATCCGGCGCCTGGTGACGGCGTTCGGCGACGACGTCGTGTTCACCCGGTTCGTCGCGCCCCGGCAGCCGGAAGGGGCGTGGAAGCAGTACTACGCGCAGTGGCCGTTCGCCCTTCAGCCGCCGGACGCGCCGCTGTACCAAGTGGTCGGCGCGTTCCAGCCCAAGTCCACTGTGGACGCGACGACGTTCGGCAAGTGGCACGCGCGGATGGCGACCCGGGTGGGCGGCGCGAGCCTGGTCCTGGCGGGCGTGTCCACGGACTGCTGCGTCCTTTCGACGGCGTTGGCCGCGGCGGACGCGGGCGTCGACGTCACAGTGGTGGCCGACGCGTGCGCGAGCGTGGACGACGAGAGCCACGCGAAGGCGCTGGACATCATGCGGCTGTACGGCCCGCTGGTGAAGGTGGCCACAACGGCGGAAGTGCTGGGCTAA
- a CDS encoding LCP family protein, which yields MPPRAELDPLTMTDEMEAIDEATQYRRKIDHTLARFSAAHDEMEAEEAKRRERRDRLSPTSLIESTRTALQRVVAPVPSPDEEADAAEKAEQTRLQEKKRRKIERTARFGRIAAAVVAGLVFLGIGGAWGAQTYFDAKFTQVSALDENSSDIQDAEAQANDENFLMVGSDTRDGASDEEGVGTADSTPGARSDTVMVAHIPADRKRVVVTSFPRDLEIDRPDCQRWDPAQNKTTDQVSPRQKIAKLNTAYAVGGPPCVTKVIQQITGLRINHFVGIDFNGFKEMVDAVHGVTIHTDKPIDDEVLGKVVMQTGDVTISGDQALNYVRARHVRSDVAKSDYDRIKRQQAFIGALLKKVMSSDVVLDPGKLSDFITAFAKATFGDNLGVKQMMTLAQSMKGLDPSKITFLTVPTVGIANSRGNEVLVVSKTKALFEALRNNTAMPDPNAPIPRSEQAPPTSTSKPKSSGSSKSTTTRKSTSNG from the coding sequence GTGCCGCCGCGCGCCGAGCTCGACCCGCTGACCATGACCGACGAGATGGAAGCGATCGACGAGGCGACGCAGTACCGCCGCAAGATCGACCACACGCTCGCCCGGTTCTCGGCCGCGCACGACGAGATGGAAGCCGAGGAGGCGAAGCGCCGCGAACGCCGTGACCGCCTCTCGCCGACTTCGCTGATCGAGAGCACGCGTACGGCGCTTCAGCGCGTCGTCGCACCGGTGCCGTCGCCGGACGAAGAGGCCGACGCCGCCGAGAAGGCCGAGCAGACCCGGCTGCAGGAGAAGAAGCGGCGGAAGATCGAGCGCACGGCCCGGTTCGGCCGGATCGCCGCGGCCGTCGTCGCCGGTCTCGTGTTCCTCGGCATCGGCGGCGCGTGGGGCGCCCAGACGTACTTCGACGCCAAGTTCACGCAGGTCTCCGCGCTGGACGAGAACTCGTCCGACATCCAGGACGCCGAGGCGCAGGCGAACGACGAGAACTTCCTGATGGTCGGCTCCGACACCCGTGACGGCGCCTCCGACGAGGAAGGTGTCGGCACCGCCGACAGCACCCCGGGGGCGCGCTCGGACACCGTGATGGTGGCGCACATCCCGGCCGACCGGAAGCGCGTCGTCGTCACGTCGTTCCCCCGCGACCTGGAGATCGACCGGCCCGACTGCCAGCGATGGGACCCGGCGCAGAACAAGACCACCGACCAGGTCTCTCCGAGGCAGAAGATCGCCAAGCTCAACACCGCGTACGCCGTGGGCGGGCCGCCCTGTGTGACCAAGGTCATCCAGCAGATCACCGGCCTGCGGATCAACCACTTCGTCGGCATCGACTTCAACGGCTTCAAGGAGATGGTCGACGCCGTGCACGGGGTCACCATCCACACCGACAAACCGATCGACGACGAGGTCCTCGGCAAGGTCGTGATGCAGACCGGTGACGTGACGATCTCCGGCGACCAGGCGCTGAACTACGTGCGCGCGCGGCACGTCCGGTCCGACGTGGCGAAGTCGGACTACGACCGGATCAAGCGGCAGCAGGCGTTCATCGGCGCGCTGCTGAAGAAGGTCATGTCGTCGGACGTCGTGCTCGACCCCGGCAAGCTCAGCGACTTCATCACGGCGTTCGCGAAGGCCACCTTCGGCGACAACCTCGGCGTCAAGCAGATGATGACGCTGGCGCAGTCGATGAAGGGCCTGGACCCGTCGAAGATCACGTTCCTCACGGTCCCGACGGTCGGCATAGCCAACAGCCGCGGCAACGAGGTCCTCGTCGTCAGCAAGACGAAGGCCCTCTTCGAAGCGCTGCGCAACAACACCGCGATGCCCGACCCGAACGCGCCGATCCCGCGCAGCGAGCAGGCGCCGCCGACCAGCACGTCGAAGCCGAAGAGCAGCGGCAGTTCCAAGTCGACCACCACCCGCAAGAGCACCAGCAACGGCTGA
- the phoU gene encoding phosphate signaling complex protein PhoU, producing MREAYHVELEQLADHLAAMSVQVADAMERATRALLEVDLSLAEQVISDDAKVDDARAQCEEQAYALLALQAPVATDLRTVLAAIHAAESLERMGDLALHVAKAARRRHPEPVLPDSVRPYFAEMSEVAVKLARQVEQVIHSKDVEAAKSIESEDDQVDDIHRHLFTVIMDREWPHGVAAAVDVTLLGRFYERYSDHAVSVAKRMIFVVTGKMPGYGTDEDI from the coding sequence ATGCGTGAGGCTTACCATGTCGAACTCGAACAGCTCGCCGACCACCTGGCCGCGATGTCCGTCCAGGTCGCCGACGCCATGGAGCGCGCCACACGGGCACTGCTGGAGGTCGACCTCAGTCTCGCCGAACAAGTGATCAGCGACGACGCCAAGGTCGACGACGCCCGTGCCCAGTGCGAGGAGCAGGCGTACGCCCTGCTGGCCCTGCAGGCGCCCGTGGCGACCGATCTGCGTACCGTGCTGGCGGCGATCCACGCCGCGGAAAGCCTGGAGCGGATGGGCGACCTGGCACTGCACGTGGCGAAGGCCGCGCGGCGCCGACACCCGGAGCCGGTGCTGCCGGACTCGGTGCGGCCGTACTTCGCCGAGATGAGCGAGGTCGCGGTCAAGCTGGCCCGCCAGGTCGAGCAGGTCATCCACTCGAAGGACGTCGAAGCGGCGAAGTCGATCGAGTCCGAGGACGACCAGGTGGACGACATCCACCGCCACCTGTTCACGGTCATCATGGACCGCGAATGGCCGCACGGCGTGGCCGCGGCGGTCGACGTCACCCTCCTCGGCCGCTTCTACGAGCGCTACTCCGACCACGCGGTGTCGGTCGCGAAGCGGATGATCTTCGTGGTCACCGGCAAGATGCCGGGCTACGGCACCGACGAAGACATCTGA
- the pstA gene encoding phosphate ABC transporter permease PstA: MSTSTLEAPATTPAFQQVSLARKVKNGIATVLVWLSFLIAVVPLVWVLYTVIANGIKRIPYSNWWSQDLGNFLSDEVGGGVLHAIIGSLLQGLVCAVIAVPIGMLVAIYLVEYGRGKLAKATTFMVDILSGVPSIVAALFIYALWITTFGLPRSGFAVSLALVLLMIPVVVRSSEEMLRIVPDDLREASYALGVPKWKTIMKIVLPTAMSGIVGGVMMALARVMGETAPLLVLVGYSAYTNWDIFSGEQAALPLLMNNERVTNSMDPGSVGFDRIWGAALTLVLIIALINLLATVFARLVAPKKK, encoded by the coding sequence ATGTCCACCTCCACGCTCGAAGCCCCTGCCACGACCCCCGCGTTCCAGCAGGTCAGCCTGGCCCGCAAGGTCAAGAACGGCATCGCGACCGTCCTGGTCTGGCTGTCGTTCCTGATCGCCGTCGTCCCGCTGGTCTGGGTGCTGTACACGGTCATCGCGAACGGCATCAAGCGCATCCCGTACTCCAACTGGTGGTCGCAGGACCTGGGCAACTTCCTGTCCGACGAGGTCGGCGGCGGCGTGCTGCACGCCATCATCGGCAGCCTGCTGCAGGGCCTGGTCTGCGCGGTCATCGCGGTGCCGATCGGCATGCTCGTCGCGATCTACCTCGTCGAGTACGGCCGCGGCAAGCTCGCGAAGGCCACGACGTTCATGGTCGACATCCTCTCGGGTGTCCCTTCGATCGTCGCCGCGCTGTTCATCTACGCGCTCTGGATCACGACGTTCGGCCTGCCGCGCAGCGGGTTCGCCGTGTCGCTGGCCCTGGTGCTGCTGATGATCCCGGTGGTCGTCCGCTCGTCGGAGGAGATGCTGCGGATCGTCCCGGACGACCTGCGCGAGGCGTCCTACGCGCTGGGCGTGCCGAAGTGGAAGACGATCATGAAGATCGTCCTGCCGACGGCGATGTCCGGCATCGTCGGCGGCGTCATGATGGCGCTGGCCAGGGTGATGGGCGAGACCGCGCCGCTGCTGGTCCTGGTCGGCTACTCCGCCTACACGAACTGGGACATCTTCAGCGGCGAGCAGGCGGCGCTGCCGTTGCTGATGAACAACGAGCGCGTCACCAACTCGATGGATCCGGGCTCGGTCGGCTTCGACCGGATCTGGGGTGCGGCCCTGACCCTGGTGCTCATCATCGCGCTGATCAACCTCCTCGCCACCGTGTTCGCGCGCCTCGTCGCCCCGAAGAAGAAGTGA
- the idi gene encoding isopentenyl-diphosphate Delta-isomerase, with translation MDTATEPETEQIVFVTEDGVPTGETGPKLASHHEHTRLHLAFSCYVLRRSDNALLITQRALHKKVWPGVWTNSVCGHPAPGESLEDAVLRRAAYELGVPSLAGLHCVLPAYRYRTPPFQGIVENEFCPVFAAWADAEPAPNPAEVGDWRWVSWPGYTELLNDPTANVSYWAKDQFSQLKDIEPFAGLATPHSAE, from the coding sequence GTGGACACCGCGACCGAACCCGAGACCGAACAGATCGTCTTCGTCACCGAGGACGGCGTGCCCACCGGTGAGACCGGCCCGAAACTGGCCAGCCACCACGAACACACCCGGTTGCACCTGGCCTTCTCGTGTTACGTGCTGCGCCGCAGCGACAACGCCCTGCTGATCACCCAGCGCGCCCTCCACAAGAAGGTCTGGCCGGGAGTCTGGACCAACAGCGTCTGCGGCCACCCCGCACCCGGCGAATCCCTCGAGGACGCCGTCCTCCGGCGCGCAGCCTACGAGCTCGGGGTGCCTTCGCTGGCCGGGCTGCACTGCGTGCTGCCGGCCTACCGCTACCGGACGCCGCCGTTCCAGGGGATCGTCGAGAACGAGTTCTGCCCGGTGTTCGCGGCGTGGGCCGACGCCGAGCCGGCGCCGAACCCGGCCGAGGTCGGCGACTGGCGCTGGGTCAGCTGGCCCGGCTACACCGAGCTACTGAACGATCCGACGGCTAATGTGAGTTACTGGGCCAAGGACCAGTTCTCCCAGCTCAAGGACATTGAGCCGTTCGCCGGACTCGCAACACCACACTCCGCAGAGTAA
- the pstC gene encoding phosphate ABC transporter permease subunit PstC: MRPGDRIFENLTTGAGIFVVGLIGLIGLFLLIQAIPALQADKANFLFNHGWSTNDPANMSFGILDLLEVTVATSLVALIIAMPVSLGIALFLTQYAPKRLARTFAYVVDLLAAVPSIIFGLWGILVFAPAIEPFSQWINETFSWFPLLAPGNVAPSVRGTIFTAGIVLAVMILPIITSLSREVFERTPTPHMEGALALGATRWEVIRTTVLPFGKAGYVGASMLGLGRALGETIALAVILLIPQGRNFDWSLFDGGATFASKIAANYSEFNNQISAGAYIAAGLVLFVLTFLVNFAARSVIGKKGD; the protein is encoded by the coding sequence GTGCGGCCCGGTGACCGCATCTTCGAGAACCTGACCACCGGGGCCGGGATCTTCGTCGTCGGCCTGATCGGCCTGATCGGGCTCTTCCTGCTCATCCAGGCGATCCCGGCGCTGCAGGCCGACAAGGCCAACTTCCTCTTCAACCACGGCTGGTCGACCAACGACCCGGCGAACATGTCGTTCGGCATCCTCGACCTGCTCGAGGTGACCGTGGCGACGTCGCTCGTCGCGCTGATCATCGCGATGCCGGTCTCGCTGGGCATCGCGCTGTTCCTCACCCAGTACGCGCCGAAGCGGCTCGCTCGGACGTTCGCCTACGTCGTCGACCTGCTCGCCGCGGTGCCGTCGATCATCTTCGGCCTCTGGGGCATCCTGGTGTTCGCCCCGGCGATCGAGCCGTTCTCGCAGTGGATCAACGAAACGTTCTCGTGGTTCCCGCTGCTGGCGCCCGGCAACGTCGCGCCAAGCGTGCGCGGCACGATCTTCACCGCCGGCATCGTGCTGGCCGTGATGATCCTGCCGATCATCACCTCGCTCTCGCGCGAGGTCTTCGAGCGCACGCCGACCCCGCACATGGAGGGCGCGCTCGCGCTCGGCGCCACCCGCTGGGAGGTCATCCGCACCACGGTGCTGCCGTTCGGCAAGGCCGGGTACGTCGGCGCGTCCATGCTCGGCCTCGGCCGGGCACTGGGTGAGACGATCGCGCTCGCCGTCATCCTGCTGATCCCGCAGGGGCGCAACTTCGACTGGAGCCTCTTCGACGGCGGTGCCACGTTCGCTTCGAAGATCGCCGCCAACTACAGCGAGTTCAACAACCAGATCTCGGCGGGCGCGTACATCGCGGCCGGCCTGGTGCTGTTCGTGCTCACCTTCCTGGTGAACTTCGCGGCCCGGTCCGTCATCGGCAAGAAGGGAGACTGA
- a CDS encoding GGDEF domain-containing protein, with translation MVAEGDGAMPRPGGPPHQPDLLRLHEAIAGLFATQGDWRRAYQHLRSALDIARDGSLRDALTSSYNRRYLDERLYGPFTERQAARSPLGIALVDVDRFKSVNDTYGHLVGDRVLRRVADLLQENLPPDGFCARYGGEEFVLWLPGVDAGHAVRIVDDARLRVARHPWSELQPGLRVTISAGLAHHAPGSGTTPTSPERQLRSADTLLYAAKRAGRNKVAYHDAQTTQLITHSE, from the coding sequence ATGGTCGCCGAGGGCGACGGCGCGATGCCCCGGCCTGGCGGCCCGCCGCACCAGCCGGACCTGCTTCGCCTCCACGAGGCCATCGCCGGCCTCTTCGCCACCCAGGGCGACTGGCGCCGTGCCTACCAGCACCTGCGGTCCGCGCTGGACATCGCCCGCGACGGCAGCCTGCGCGACGCGCTGACGTCGAGCTACAACCGCCGTTACCTCGACGAGCGGCTGTACGGACCGTTCACCGAACGACAGGCGGCGCGTTCGCCGCTGGGCATCGCGCTCGTCGACGTCGACCGCTTCAAGAGCGTCAACGACACGTACGGTCACCTCGTCGGCGACCGCGTCCTCCGCCGGGTCGCCGACCTCCTCCAGGAGAACCTGCCGCCGGACGGCTTCTGCGCCCGCTACGGCGGCGAGGAGTTCGTGCTGTGGCTGCCGGGGGTCGACGCCGGGCACGCCGTCCGCATCGTCGACGACGCCCGCCTCCGCGTCGCCCGTCATCCCTGGTCAGAACTCCAGCCGGGGCTGCGGGTCACCATCAGCGCCGGCCTGGCGCACCACGCACCGGGATCCGGGACGACGCCCACGTCACCCGAGCGGCAGCTGCGCAGCGCGGACACCTTGCTTTATGCGGCCAAACGTGCGGGCCGGAACAAAGTGGCCTATCACGACGCGCAAACGACACAGTTAATAACCCACTCTGAGTAA